Part of the Mycolicibacterium thermoresistibile genome, GCGGAGAAACACATCGCGTCCATCTTCACCAAATTGGGCCTGGAACCCGATGAGAGCGAGAACCGCCGCGTTCTGGCGGTGCTGCGCTATCTCGAATCCTGAAGCCCGAATCCTGAAGCCCCGAACTCGGAAGCAGCGAAAGGCAAGTCATGACTACCCTCACTCCCCCACCGCCGCCGGCGCTGTCACCGGGCAGCCGCACCGCGCTGCGGGTGGTGCTCGTCGTCGCCGCGGCGGTCCTGCTGCTCGGCACACTCGTGGGACTCGGGGTGCTGGCATGGGGGGTCAGCACGGTGCGGGTGGTGGCCGACGAACAGGATCTGCCCGCCGAGATGCGCACCCTGACCATCGACACCGGAGATATCCCGGCCATGTTGCGGATCACCTCGGACTGGGAGACCCGCACACCGGTCGCCGAACTGCGGCTGGTGAACTCCTTCCGCGGCGGTGACCACCGGCTCCTGGTCACCACCGCCGGCGCCGACACCGAGATCCGCATCGACGGCAACCCGTCCCGCGTGAACCGGTGGGGCCGCGCCGCGGAGGTCACCGTCACCCTGCCGCCTGATCAGGCCCGCCGCCTGCACCTCACCACCCGCCAACAGGCCGGGGTGCTGCTGGCCCAGACCGACCTCGACGAGCTGACCGCCGGCACCAGGCACGGCCGGATCATCCTCAGCGGCGACGCCCGCCGCATCGAGGCGCACAGCCAGAACGGCGGAGTCAAAGCCCGCCAGGCGATCTCGGTCACCGAGTCGTTCCGGGCCACCACCGGCGAGGGCGAGATCGACGTCGAATTCCGCGACGCCCCGCCCCGCACCGTGCACGCCACCACCCGACGGGGTGCGGTGGTGCTGGGCCTGCCCGGCAGCGGCCCATATCTGGTGCACGCGCAGGCCGGCGGATCGACGCGGGTGCGGGTCCCCGAGACCACCTCGCCCACCGCGGCGACCGCGGAGGTGACGGCCCGCGCCGATGAGGGCAATGTGCTCATCGAACAGTCCGGCTGAAGCCGGGCGGGGCGCGGTCACGACCGCGCCGGCAACTCCGCGGCCAGGCCGGTGAGGATGTCGGCGGCGGGGCCGGCGGTGATCGACCGGTAGCCGGTTCCCGCCCACACATTGGTGCCGTGCGGGTCCCCGGCCCGCGCCGCGGCCGCCCGCACGGGACTGGTCAGATGGTGCACCTGCGGATAACCGAACGGCGCGGCATCCTCGTGTTCGTCGATGAACCGGTTGCGCAACCCGCGGGCGTAGCGGCCGGAGAACGCGCGGGTGAGCGCCGTTTCGGTGAACTGCGGATCCCGCAGCGCCGCCCGCTGCGTCGGGCCGGTACCGGCTTCGTCGGCCAGCAGGAACGCGGTGCCCGCCTGCACCGCCACCGCCCCGGCGGAGATCGCCCCGGCCACCCCGGCCGCGGTGACCAACCCGCCGGCGGCGACCACCGGGATGGACAGCCGCGCGCTCACCGCCGCCACCAGGTCCAGCAGCGGCTGATCGGCCGGCAGCACCGTCGGATCGAAGGTGCCGCGATGTCCTCCGGCCGCGGCGGCCTGGGCCACCACCGCGTCCACCCCGCAGGCCTCGGCCGCTTCGGCCTCGGCCACCGTCGTGACCGTCGCGATGGTGGTGATGCCGACGTCGCGCAGCCGGGCACATTCATGGGCCGAGGGCAGGCCGAAGGTGAACGACACCACCTCGGGCCGCAGGTCGGCCACCACGTCGAGTTTCGCCGCCCAGTCGTCGTCATCGAAGCGCGGTTCGCCGAGCGCCACACCGTACCGTTCGGCCTCACCGGCGAGGTGCTGTGCGTACCGCTCCAACTCGGCGGTGAACGCGGTATCCGGTTGTGGGGTGAAGAGATTGACCCCGATCGGGCCGGTGGTCAACCGGCGGGCGGCGGTGATCCGGTCGGCGAGGGTGGCGGCGCTCAGGTATCCGGCCGCGAGGAATCCGAGCCCGCCGGTCTCGCTGCCCGCGGCGGCCAGCTCGGGAGTGGACGGTCCGCCCGCCATCGGGGCGACGACGATCGGGTGGCGCAGGTCGCGCAGGTCGAAGCGGGCGCCCGAACCCGAGCGGGCCCCGGAAAGCGGGCCGGCGCCACTCGAACGGGTTGGGGAATCCGTCATCACCGCACCGCCTTGGCAAACAGCAGCACGTCCTGCGGCTCGCTGCCGAGGTTGGGCAATACGGCGTACCGGGCCAGCCGGCCCTCCAGCGTCAGTCCGCAGCGGCGCAGCACCGCCGCCGACGCCGCGTTGTCGACGTGGCACACCGCCCACAACCGGTACACCCGCTCATCGCGGCTGACGGCGTCGATCAGCAGCGACAACGCCTCGGAGGCAAGGCCCCGGCCCCACCACCGCCGGCCGAGGCAGTAGCCGAATTCCACCGCATGGGGTTCCGGGCGCCGCCATCCGCAGAGACCGACCACGCCGACCCCGGTCAGGTCCATCACCCAGGTGCGGTCGGTGTCGGCACCTGAATCGGCCTTCGAACCGGCCCTGGCATTCGCGTTGAAGATGGTGTCGATGACGCGGCGGGTCTCCCTGACGTCGACGTGCGGGCGCCAGGACACGAAACGCGCCACCTGCGGGTCGCTGCACACCCGGCTGAACAGCGTGTCGGCGTCGTCCGTGCGGGGTGGACGCAACCGGACCCGGGGTCCGGCCAGGGTCTCGACCGTGGTCATGACCTCATCCTGCACCCGTCTGGTGAAACATGTACGCCGCCGCACCGCCGACTGTTAGCCTCAGTCCAGCTGTTCGGGGGGAAAGGTGAACGAGATGAGGCTGTCACCCACGAGGATCACCGTTGCTGTCGGCGCCGCGGCGCTGGCGCTGAGCACGGGTGGTGGTGTCGCCGCCGCGCAACCCGGCATGGACCGGTTGATCAATACGACGTGCAGCTACAACCAGGTGGTGGCGGCGCTGAACGCGCACTCACCCGCGCTGGCCGAGGAGTTCGCACAGGCTCCCCTCGCCCAGCGGATGGTCAGCCAGTTCATCGCCGCGCCGACCCAGCGGCGTCAGCAGCTCGCGCGGCAGGCGATGGCCACCTCGGCCGGCCAGGAGTACTTCGGGTCGATGATCCAGGTGGCTGACACCTGCAACAACTTCTGAGCGGTCCCGCGGCCGAGGGTTGACCGTCGCGGCACGGTTCAGGGCACCGTGTGGCCGCGCTGGCGTTCCTGGCGCTGATAGTCGGCGGCCAGCTGCCGGACGTGGTCGGGCAGCTCACCGGCGGCGACGTCGGCCAGGCTGGTCTGCTCGAGCACCCAGCGCATGCTCGCGCGCAGTGCCCGCCACACGTCGGTGAGGGCGGCGGTCGGCCCGGAATAGGGCAGGTCACCCAGCCCCATGTCGCGGACGCTGGCCAGCGGCCCGTCGATGCAGCGCAGCACGTCGGCGATGCTGATCTGGTCCGGCGGGCGGGCCAGCGAATATCCCCCGTCGCGGCCGCGGTGACTGCGGACCAACCGGGCGGTGCGCAGTTCGGCGAGGATGTCGACGAGAAACTGCGCGGGGATGCCCTGCGCCTTGGCCAGATCGTCGGTCTTGACGATCACGCCCTCGTCGGCGGCCGCCAGTTGCACCATCGCGCGCACCGCGTACTCCGCCTTCGCCGACATCCGCATGTGCGGATTGTCGCATCCGTCGGCAGCGGTTTCGGCGTGGCTACCGTCGCTGAGCGACCGTCAGCACGCCGAAATCGCAGATAGCACGGCGTCGGCAAGCTCGGGGCGGCACACCAGGATGTCGGGCAGCCGGGGGTCGGGGTTGTTGTAGCGCAGCGGCGAGCCGTCGATACGCGAAGTGTGCAACCCGGCCGCGACGGCCACCGCGGCCGGTGCGGCGTTGTCCCACTCATACTGTCCGCCGGCGTGCACGTAGACATCGGCGCGGCCCTGCACCACCGCGGCCACCTTCGCGCCGGCAGAACCCATCTCGACCAGGGTGCCGTTCAGCGCGTCGCGCACCGTCAGCGCCAGCGCGGGAGGGCGGGTGCGCGACACCACGATCCGCGGCTGCGCCGCCGCCGGTGGTGGTGCGGAGACGTCCGGGGTCGCCAGGGTCACGCCCTGGGCGGGTAACGCCACCGCCCCGGCGGCCAGTGTCCCGCCGGCCCACAGGGCGACGTGCACGGCCCAGTCGTCGCGACCCGGTTCGGAGAACTCCCGGGTGCCGTCGAGTGGGTCGACGATCCACACCCGGTCGCTGGTCAGCCGGGCCGGATCGTCGGCGCCCTCCTCGGACAGCACCGCGTCACCAGAACGCAGCCGCGCCAGTTCCGCCATCAGGAAGTCGTGGGACCGTTTGTCGCCCGCGTCTTTTCGTTCCGATGCGGCAGCGTCGGCCAACTCGGTGCGCACCGTCAGGAGCAGGTCTCCGGCCCGGGCGGCCAACCCGGCGGCCAGCTCGTGATCGTTCACACCCGCTCACCGAGCAGGTCGATGACCATCTGCGCCAACTCGTCGAGACTGTGCTCGGGGGTGAGTCGCAGATCGGGGTTCTTGGGCCGCTGATAAGGGCTGTCGATGCCGGTGAAGTGGGTGATCAGCCCGGCGCGCGCCTTGGCGTACAAACCCTTGGGGTCGCGCCGCTCGCAGTCCTCCAGCGGGGTGTCGCAGAACACCTCGAAGAACTCGAACCCGGCTTCGGCGTGGATCTGGCGGGCCAACTGCCGGTGCTCCTCGAGCGGGCTGATCGCCGGCACCAGCACGACCTGTCCGGAATCGGCGAGCAGCGTGGCGATGTGGGCCAGCCGGCGCAGGTTCTCGGCGCGGTCGGCCATCGAGAACCCCAGATCGGAGTTGAGGCCGTGCCGCAGATTGTCGCCGTCCAGCACGTAGGCGGGACGACCGCGTTCGAGCAGTTTGCGTTCCACCAGCATCGCCACCGACGACTTGCCCGCGCCCGACAGTCCGGTGAACCACACCGTGCACCCCCGCGACAACCGGTCTGCGGCGGTGACCAGCGACTGGTGCCGCACGGTGTCCGGGCTGGCGGTCTGCCGGCGTCCGCGCAGCACCATGCCGGCGCCGACGGTGCCGTTGGTCACCGGGTCGATGAGGATGAACGATCCGGTGGCCGGATTGCGGGTGTACTCGTCGAGCAGCAGCGGCGCCTGGCTGCGCAGCGAGATGCGGCCCAGCTCATTGAGTTTCAGGGCGGTCGCGGATTTGTCGCGTTCCAGGGTGTTGACGTCGAGCCGGTAGTCCAGGTCGGTGATGCGGACCCGGGTGGTGCGGGTGGTGTGCTTGAGGATGTAGTCGCGGCCCGGTTCCAGCGCCGACTCGTCGGCCATCCAGCACACCGTGGCGTCGAAATCCTGGGTCATCTGCGGCCGGTTGTCCGACCGGGTGATCATGTCCCCGCGGCTGATGTCGATGTCGTCGGCGAGGGTGATCGAGATCGCCATCGGCGGGAACGCCTCGGTCACCGGTCCGGACGGGCCCTCGATGCCGGTGATGCGGGACGTCTTCCCGCTGGGCAGTACGACGATCTCGTCGCCGGTGCGCAGCACACCGCTGGCGACCGTGCCCGCATAGCTGCGGTGGTCCTGATGTTCGCGGGTGTGCGGTCGGATCACGTACTGCACCGGGAACCGCACGTCGACCAGGTTGCGGTCGCCGGCGACGTCGATGCTCTCCAGATGCTCCAGCAGGGCCGGGCCCTCATACCAGGGGGCCCGGTCGGATTTCGTGACGACGTTGTCGCCGTGCAGCGCCGACAGCGGGATGGCCCGGACGTCGTGCAGGTCGAGCCGGGTCGCGAACGCCTCGAACTCCTCCCGGATCGCGTCGAAACGCTCACGGTCCCAGTCGATCAGGTCCATCTTGTTGACGGCCAGCACGACGTGCCGCACCCCCAGCAGCGACGCCAGGAAGGCATGCCGCCGGGATTGTTCGAGCAACCCGTTACGGGCGTCGACGAGCACGATCACCAGATGCGCGGTGGACGCGCCCGTGACCATGTTGCGGGTGTACTGCAGATGGCCCGGAGTGTCGGCGATGATGAACTTGCGCTTGGCGGTGGCGAAGTAGCGGTACGCCACATCGATGGTGATGCCCTGCTCCCGCTCGGCGCGCAGCCCGTCGGTGACCAGCGCCAGATCGGTGTAGTCGTGTCCGCGTTCCTGCGAGGTGCGTTCGACCGCGGCCAGCTGATCCTCCATGACGGCCTTGGAGTCGAACAGCAGCCGTCCGATCAGGGTGGACTTACCGTCGTCCACCGAACCGGCGGTGGCCAGCCGCAGCAGCGTGGTGGGCTGGTTGAGCACCTGTGTCATCTAGAAGTAGCCCTCCCGCTTGCGGTCCTCCATACCGGCTTCGGAGATCCGGTCGTCGGCGCGGGTGGCGCCGCGTTCGGTCAGCCGCGACACCGCTGTCTCGGCGATCACCTCGTCCACCGTGGCGGCCGTGGACTCCACGCAACCGGTGCAGGTGACGTCGCCGACGGTGCGGAACCGCACCGTGGTCTCGAACACCTCCTCACCCGGGTCGGGCTGCATGAAGCGGTGCACCGCCAGCAGCATCCCGTCGCGACGGAACACCTTGCGGCGGTGGGCGTAATAGATCGACGGCAGTGTGATGTTCTCCGCGCCGATGTAGGACCAGATGTCGAACTCGGTCCAGTTCGACAGCGGGAACACCCGGATGTGCTCACCCTTGTGATGCCGGCCGTTGTACAGATTCCACAGTTCCGGCCGCTGCGCCTTGGGGTTCCACTGGCCGAACTCGTCGCGGAAGGAGAACACCCGCTCCTTGGCGCGGGCCTTCTCCTCGTCGCGCCGGGCACCCCCGAAGGCGGCGTCGAACTTGTTCTCCCGGATGGCGCGCAACAGCGTCACGGTCTGCAGCGGGTTGCGCGACGGGCCGTTCTCCACCACCCGGCCGGCGTCGATGTCGTCCTGCACCTTGGCGACCACCAGCCGCAGGTTGTTCTCGGCGACCAGTTCGTCGCGGGTGGCCAGCACCTCGTCGAAGTTGTGGCCGGTGTCCACATGCATGACCGGGAACGGCACCCGGCCCGGCCGGAACGCCTTCATCGCCAGGTGCAGCATGACGATCGAGTCCTTGCCGCCGGAGAACAGCAGCACCGGACGCTCGAACTCGGCGGCGACCTCGCGGATGATGTGGATCGCCTCGGCCTCCAGCGCGCGCAGATGGCTGAGCTCGTAGGCACGGGGCTCAGGGGCGCCGGACCCGGGGGCGCCCTCCGAGGCCTGTGGAATCGTCGCGGTCATCGCTTCCTCATTAAGTTGGTAGAACTACCCAAATTTACCGCCATTACGAGGTATGTAACCACTCGCCGGACGGTGATGTCAAAGCTGTCGCCCGGCTTGTGGGGCCGGCCTCAGCGTGCGGGCGCCGCGTCGAGCGTGCGGGCGCCGCGTCGAGCGTGCGGGCGCCGCGTCGAGCGTGCGGGCGCCGCG contains:
- a CDS encoding 3'(2'),5'-bisphosphate nucleotidase CysQ, whose translation is MNDHELAAGLAARAGDLLLTVRTELADAAASERKDAGDKRSHDFLMAELARLRSGDAVLSEEGADDPARLTSDRVWIVDPLDGTREFSEPGRDDWAVHVALWAGGTLAAGAVALPAQGVTLATPDVSAPPPAAAQPRIVVSRTRPPALALTVRDALNGTLVEMGSAGAKVAAVVQGRADVYVHAGGQYEWDNAAPAAVAVAAGLHTSRIDGSPLRYNNPDPRLPDILVCRPELADAVLSAISAC
- a CDS encoding nitronate monooxygenase, yielding MTDSPTRSSGAGPLSGARSGSGARFDLRDLRHPIVVAPMAGGPSTPELAAAGSETGGLGFLAAGYLSAATLADRITAARRLTTGPIGVNLFTPQPDTAFTAELERYAQHLAGEAERYGVALGEPRFDDDDWAAKLDVVADLRPEVVSFTFGLPSAHECARLRDVGITTIATVTTVAEAEAAEACGVDAVVAQAAAAGGHRGTFDPTVLPADQPLLDLVAAVSARLSIPVVAAGGLVTAAGVAGAISAGAVAVQAGTAFLLADEAGTGPTQRAALRDPQFTETALTRAFSGRYARGLRNRFIDEHEDAAPFGYPQVHHLTSPVRAAAARAGDPHGTNVWAGTGYRSITAGPAADILTGLAAELPARS
- a CDS encoding hemophore-related protein, with amino-acid sequence MRLSPTRITVAVGAAALALSTGGGVAAAQPGMDRLINTTCSYNQVVAALNAHSPALAEEFAQAPLAQRMVSQFIAAPTQRRQQLARQAMATSAGQEYFGSMIQVADTCNNF
- a CDS encoding Rrf2 family transcriptional regulator, which codes for MRMSAKAEYAVRAMVQLAAADEGVIVKTDDLAKAQGIPAQFLVDILAELRTARLVRSHRGRDGGYSLARPPDQISIADVLRCIDGPLASVRDMGLGDLPYSGPTAALTDVWRALRASMRWVLEQTSLADVAAGELPDHVRQLAADYQRQERQRGHTVP
- a CDS encoding GNAT family N-acetyltransferase, whose translation is MTTVETLAGPRVRLRPPRTDDADTLFSRVCSDPQVARFVSWRPHVDVRETRRVIDTIFNANARAGSKADSGADTDRTWVMDLTGVGVVGLCGWRRPEPHAVEFGYCLGRRWWGRGLASEALSLLIDAVSRDERVYRLWAVCHVDNAASAAVLRRCGLTLEGRLARYAVLPNLGSEPQDVLLFAKAVR
- the cysN gene encoding sulfate adenylyltransferase subunit CysN; translation: MTQVLNQPTTLLRLATAGSVDDGKSTLIGRLLFDSKAVMEDQLAAVERTSQERGHDYTDLALVTDGLRAEREQGITIDVAYRYFATAKRKFIIADTPGHLQYTRNMVTGASTAHLVIVLVDARNGLLEQSRRHAFLASLLGVRHVVLAVNKMDLIDWDRERFDAIREEFEAFATRLDLHDVRAIPLSALHGDNVVTKSDRAPWYEGPALLEHLESIDVAGDRNLVDVRFPVQYVIRPHTREHQDHRSYAGTVASGVLRTGDEIVVLPSGKTSRITGIEGPSGPVTEAFPPMAISITLADDIDISRGDMITRSDNRPQMTQDFDATVCWMADESALEPGRDYILKHTTRTTRVRITDLDYRLDVNTLERDKSATALKLNELGRISLRSQAPLLLDEYTRNPATGSFILIDPVTNGTVGAGMVLRGRRQTASPDTVRHQSLVTAADRLSRGCTVWFTGLSGAGKSSVAMLVERKLLERGRPAYVLDGDNLRHGLNSDLGFSMADRAENLRRLAHIATLLADSGQVVLVPAISPLEEHRQLARQIHAEAGFEFFEVFCDTPLEDCERRDPKGLYAKARAGLITHFTGIDSPYQRPKNPDLRLTPEHSLDELAQMVIDLLGERV
- the cysD gene encoding sulfate adenylyltransferase subunit CysD — translated: MTATIPQASEGAPGSGAPEPRAYELSHLRALEAEAIHIIREVAAEFERPVLLFSGGKDSIVMLHLAMKAFRPGRVPFPVMHVDTGHNFDEVLATRDELVAENNLRLVVAKVQDDIDAGRVVENGPSRNPLQTVTLLRAIRENKFDAAFGGARRDEEKARAKERVFSFRDEFGQWNPKAQRPELWNLYNGRHHKGEHIRVFPLSNWTEFDIWSYIGAENITLPSIYYAHRRKVFRRDGMLLAVHRFMQPDPGEEVFETTVRFRTVGDVTCTGCVESTAATVDEVIAETAVSRLTERGATRADDRISEAGMEDRKREGYF